A genomic window from Hyla sarda isolate aHylSar1 chromosome 10, aHylSar1.hap1, whole genome shotgun sequence includes:
- the LOC130294524 gene encoding transcription factor HES-5-like — translation MAPYSAATDPLLPQPRKLRKPVIEKMRRDRINSSIEQLRLLLEKEIQRHQLPSKPEKADILEMTVTCLQRHMAQRDVQAQREGFSTCLQDSITFLSQHRQSQLQIQLLQNLPGAHTGALSPPVSPCIYQTPNKHSPPDSSQALWRPW, via the exons ATGGCTCCTTACAGCGCAGCTACTGACCCCCTCCTCCCGCAGCCCAGAAAG CTGAGGAAACCGGTGATAGAGAAGATGAGGAGAGATCGTATCAACAGCAGCATCGAGCAGCTGCGCCTCCTCCTGGAGAAGGAGATCCAGAGACATCAGCTCCCCTCCAAACCGGAGAAAGCCGATATCCTGGAGATGACCGTCACCTGCCTGCAGAGACACATGGCCCAGAGAG ATGTCCAGGCCCAGAGAGAAGGCTTCTCCACCTGCCTCCAGGACTCCATCACCTTCCTGTCCCAGCACAGACAGAGCCAGCTCCAgatccagctgctgcagaacctccctGGGGCTCACACTGGGGCGCTATCTCCTCCTGTATCCCCCTGTATCTACCAGACCCCCAACAAACACAGCCCCCCAGACAGCAGCCAAGCCTTGTGGAGACCCTGGTAG
- the LOC130294525 gene encoding transcription factor HES-5-like, which produces MAPYSAATDPLLPQPRKLRKPVIEKMRRDRINSSIEQLRLLLEKEIQRHQLPSKPEKADILEMTVTCLQRHMAQRDVQAQREGFSTCLQDSITFLSQHRQSQLQIQLLQNLPGAHTGALSPPVSPCIYQIPNKHSPPDSSQALWRPW; this is translated from the exons ATGGCTCCTTACAGCGCAGCTACTGACCCCCTCCTCCCGCAGCCCAGAAAG CTGAGGAAACCGGTGATAGAGAAAATGAGGAGAGATCGTATCAACAGCAGCATCGAGCAGCTGCGCCTCCTCCTGGAGAAGGAGATCCAGAGACATCAGCTCCCCTCCAAACCGGAGAAAGCCGATATCCTGGAGATGACCGTCACCTGCCTGCAGAGACACATGGCCCAGAGAG ATGTCCAGGCCCAGAGAGAAGGCTTCTCCACCTGCCTCCAGGACTCCATCACCTTCCTGTCCCAACACAGACAGAGCCAGCTCCAgatccagctgctgcagaacctccctGGGGCTCACACTGGGGCGCTATCTCCTCCTGTATCCCCCTGTATCTACCAGATCCCCAACAAACACAGCCCCCCAGACAGCAGCCAAGCCTTGTGGAGACCCTGGTAG